Proteins from a single region of Paramormyrops kingsleyae isolate MSU_618 chromosome 9, PKINGS_0.4, whole genome shotgun sequence:
- the zyx gene encoding zyxin isoform X1 produces the protein MADSSDSKPFVATSSITFKVTTPSFYNQPKKFASVAPPRPKSQTSQPQPATSNLIPASTAVIGRVGELPPPPPPVCDDFPPPPPPLDDAELPVPPPECQITPPAYEAPPPAFPAPPSPPPEDFPIPSAPEDISSQTYTPPPPPPPPPPPPPPPSSSNNNNSQRLMEKQTSFDRQLDSLTDLLSEMETRGPFNPKIPSQAPLVSAPKPSGPPATAPKPLSFLPPPELQDHPPPAPWAEELKARTTNRQANQGPAPTHSQPPPANKTPTVAPKTGFPTSQGTSNNKNPAFGSKGGVTAPSAVTKAPNSIMPSIAAKPAPSNSFPPPPVNQNAPKRAVSPVVNHSKTSPAASQETVSAPTMASQPKPISSASPPCGQSAGPPASKPAQPPGSGSGSGMPLSMREVEELEKMTQDFIKNMDAHAPVITSPPTEVCGKCRQALSRSQPAVRAMDKLFHSDCFCCMTCQRPLQGLQFYDRDGHPQCEDCFVNSLPVCARCGEHVTDRVLKAVGQSFHAHCFRCSTCDCSLEGAPFITDDDSRPYCVSDYHRRFSPVCVSCKEPIVPDPGSEETIRVVALDKNFHLKCYRCEDCARPLSIEADADGCYPLDGRILCMKCHAHRVKQAAH, from the exons ATGGCTGACTCCAGTGACAGCAAGCCATTTGTGGCGACTTCTTCTATCACCTTCAAAGTTACCACTCCTTCCTTTTATAACCAACCAAAAAAGTTTGCTTCTGTGGCTCCGCCTCGGCCCAAAAGTCAGACTAGCCAACCGCAACCCGCGACCTCTAACCTAATACCTGCCAGCACAGCCGTTATTGGTCGTGTGGGAGAGCTTCCTCCGCCACCTCCTCCTGTCTGTGATG ACttcccaccccctcctcccccattgGATGATGCTGAGCTACCAGTCCCACCCCCTGAATGTCAAATCACACCCCCTGCTTATGAGGCCCCTCCCCCTGCCTTTCCTGCTCCTCCCTCTCCGCCTCCAGAAGACTTTCCTATTCCATCAGCACCTGAGGACATCTCCTCACAAACGTAtacccctcctcctccccctccgcCTCCTCCGCCTCCCCCGCCACCTCCTTCCAGCAGTAACAATAATAACTCACAG AGGCTCATGGAGAAGCAGACTAGCTTTGACAGGCAGCTGGATTCCCTAACTGATCTGTTGTCTGAGATGGAAACCAGAGGGCCTTTTAACCCCAAG ATACCTTCTCAAGCTCCACTAGTGTCTGCACCCAAACCATCTGGCCCACCAGCCACTGCCCCAAAACCACTTTCCTTCCTGCCTCCCCCTGAGCTTCAGGaccacccaccccccgccccatgGGCTGAAGAGCTCAAAGCCAGGACAACAAACAGACAAGCCAATCAGGGCCCTGCCCCAACCCATAGTCAGCCTCCACCAGCCAATAAGACTCCAACGGTGGCCCCCAAGACAGGCTTTCCCACCAGTCAAGGCACATCCAACAACAAGAACCCAGCTTTCGGCTCCAAGGGAGGTGTCACTGCTCCCTCTGCCGTCACGAAAGCCCCAAATTCTATCATGCCCTCCATTGCTGCGAAACCTGCCCCATCCAATTCATTCCCTCCTCCCCCTGTTAATCAAAATGCACCCAAGCGGGCCGTTTCGCCGGTTGTCAACCACTCGAAGACCTCCCCAGCTGCTAGTCAGGAAACTGTGAGCGCCCCCACTATGGCATCACAGCCTAAACCGATTTCTTCAGCATCTCCTCCGTGCGGCCAATCTGCAGGGCCTCCAGCCTCCAAG CCTGCCCAGCCCCctggttctggttctggttcGGGAATGCCCCTTTCCATGAGAGAAGTGGAGGAGCTAGAGAAAATGACTCAGGACTTCATTAAGAACATGGACGCACACGCCCCTGTCATCACCTCACCTCCCACAG AGGTTTGTGGGAAGTGTAGGCAGGCCCTCTCCCGCTCTCAGCCCGCCGTGCGAGCCATGGACAAGCTCTTTCACTCCGACTGCTTCTGCTGCATGACCTGCCAGCGACCCCTGCAGGGCTTGCAGTTCTATGACAGAGATGGACATCCACAGTGCGAGGACTGCTTTGTG AACTCCCTGCCCGTGTGCGCCCGCTGCGGCGAGCACGTCACTGACCGCGTGCTGAAGGCTGTCGGCCAGAGTTTCCACGCACATTGTTTCCGCTGTAGTACTTGCGACTGCAGCCTGGAGGGGGCGCCCTTCATCACTGATGACGACAGCCGGCCCTACTGCGTTTCTGACTACCACCG TCGCTTCTCACCGGTCTGCGTGAGCTGTAAGGAGCCCATCGTGCCTGATCCCGGCAGCGAGGAGACCATCCGGGTAGTGGCTCTTGACAAGAACTTCCACCTGAAATGCTACAGATGTGAG GACTGCGCACGCCCCCTGTCTATAGAGGCAGATGCTGATGGCTGCTACCCATTGGACGGTAGAATCCTCTGCATGAAGTGCCACGCCCACCGTGTCAAGCAGGCCGCACATTGA
- the zyx gene encoding zyxin isoform X2 → MRLMEKQTSFDRQLDSLTDLLSEMETRGPFNPKIPSQAPLVSAPKPSGPPATAPKPLSFLPPPELQDHPPPAPWAEELKARTTNRQANQGPAPTHSQPPPANKTPTVAPKTGFPTSQGTSNNKNPAFGSKGGVTAPSAVTKAPNSIMPSIAAKPAPSNSFPPPPVNQNAPKRAVSPVVNHSKTSPAASQETVSAPTMASQPKPISSASPPCGQSAGPPASKPAQPPGSGSGSGMPLSMREVEELEKMTQDFIKNMDAHAPVITSPPTEVCGKCRQALSRSQPAVRAMDKLFHSDCFCCMTCQRPLQGLQFYDRDGHPQCEDCFVNSLPVCARCGEHVTDRVLKAVGQSFHAHCFRCSTCDCSLEGAPFITDDDSRPYCVSDYHRRFSPVCVSCKEPIVPDPGSEETIRVVALDKNFHLKCYRCEDCARPLSIEADADGCYPLDGRILCMKCHAHRVKQAAH, encoded by the exons ATG AGGCTCATGGAGAAGCAGACTAGCTTTGACAGGCAGCTGGATTCCCTAACTGATCTGTTGTCTGAGATGGAAACCAGAGGGCCTTTTAACCCCAAG ATACCTTCTCAAGCTCCACTAGTGTCTGCACCCAAACCATCTGGCCCACCAGCCACTGCCCCAAAACCACTTTCCTTCCTGCCTCCCCCTGAGCTTCAGGaccacccaccccccgccccatgGGCTGAAGAGCTCAAAGCCAGGACAACAAACAGACAAGCCAATCAGGGCCCTGCCCCAACCCATAGTCAGCCTCCACCAGCCAATAAGACTCCAACGGTGGCCCCCAAGACAGGCTTTCCCACCAGTCAAGGCACATCCAACAACAAGAACCCAGCTTTCGGCTCCAAGGGAGGTGTCACTGCTCCCTCTGCCGTCACGAAAGCCCCAAATTCTATCATGCCCTCCATTGCTGCGAAACCTGCCCCATCCAATTCATTCCCTCCTCCCCCTGTTAATCAAAATGCACCCAAGCGGGCCGTTTCGCCGGTTGTCAACCACTCGAAGACCTCCCCAGCTGCTAGTCAGGAAACTGTGAGCGCCCCCACTATGGCATCACAGCCTAAACCGATTTCTTCAGCATCTCCTCCGTGCGGCCAATCTGCAGGGCCTCCAGCCTCCAAG CCTGCCCAGCCCCctggttctggttctggttcGGGAATGCCCCTTTCCATGAGAGAAGTGGAGGAGCTAGAGAAAATGACTCAGGACTTCATTAAGAACATGGACGCACACGCCCCTGTCATCACCTCACCTCCCACAG AGGTTTGTGGGAAGTGTAGGCAGGCCCTCTCCCGCTCTCAGCCCGCCGTGCGAGCCATGGACAAGCTCTTTCACTCCGACTGCTTCTGCTGCATGACCTGCCAGCGACCCCTGCAGGGCTTGCAGTTCTATGACAGAGATGGACATCCACAGTGCGAGGACTGCTTTGTG AACTCCCTGCCCGTGTGCGCCCGCTGCGGCGAGCACGTCACTGACCGCGTGCTGAAGGCTGTCGGCCAGAGTTTCCACGCACATTGTTTCCGCTGTAGTACTTGCGACTGCAGCCTGGAGGGGGCGCCCTTCATCACTGATGACGACAGCCGGCCCTACTGCGTTTCTGACTACCACCG TCGCTTCTCACCGGTCTGCGTGAGCTGTAAGGAGCCCATCGTGCCTGATCCCGGCAGCGAGGAGACCATCCGGGTAGTGGCTCTTGACAAGAACTTCCACCTGAAATGCTACAGATGTGAG GACTGCGCACGCCCCCTGTCTATAGAGGCAGATGCTGATGGCTGCTACCCATTGGACGGTAGAATCCTCTGCATGAAGTGCCACGCCCACCGTGTCAAGCAGGCCGCACATTGA